A single Loxodonta africana isolate mLoxAfr1 chromosome 12, mLoxAfr1.hap2, whole genome shotgun sequence DNA region contains:
- the MEPCE gene encoding 7SK snRNA methylphosphate capping enzyme produces the protein MIEMAAEKEPFLVPAPPPPLKDESSGGGGPTVQSHREAASGHLRGRTERGPGPRVQSAGAPALGVGRESPGAASAPRAGQSQQQQQRGGGPQAQSHGEARLSDPHGRTAHLDVGEERRGGGGPELCPPAPPRPRNGYQPHRPPGGGGGKRRNSCNVGGGGGGFKHPAFKRRRRVNSDCDSVLPSNFLLGGNIFDPLNLNSLLDEEVSRALNAETPKSSPLPAKGRDPVEILIPKDITDPLSLNICTDEAQVVLASPLKTGRKRHRHRGQHHQQQQASGGNDSHSSVLPPAPLTPSLHGEGATQQQQQQQRHRGQSRDAPQPYELNTAINCRDEVVSPLPTALQGSTGSLSVPPAASVTPAPPSSSSRHRKRRRTSSKSEAGARGGGQGPKEKGRGSGGGRYHHHPLPAAGFKKQQRKFQYGNYCKYYGYRNPSCEDGRLRVLKPEWFRGRDVLDLGCNVGHLTLSIACKWGPSRMVGLDIDARLIHSARQNIRHYLSEELRLPPQTPEGDPGAEGGEGTTTIRKRSCFPASLTASRGPIAAPQVPLDGADTSVFPNNVVFVTGNYVLDRDELVEAQTPEYDVVLCLSLTKWVHLNWGDEGLKRMFRRIYRHLRPGGILVLEPQPWSSYGKRKTLTETIYKNYYRIQLKPEQFSSYLTSPEVGFSSYELVATPHNTSKGFQRPVYLFHKARSPSH, from the exons ATGATCGAGATGGCAGCGGAGAAGGAGCCGTTTCTGGTGCcggccccgccgccgccgctcaAAGATGAGTCGAGCGGAGGGGGCGGCCCCACGGTGCAATCGCACCGAGAGGCCGCCTCCGGGCACCTCCGCGGCCGGACAGAACGCGGGCCGGGCCCCCGCGTACAGTCGGCGGGGGCCCCGGCTTTGGGGGTTGGCAGGGAGAGCCCCGGAGCTGCATCCGCCCCTCGAGCGGGCCAgtcgcagcagcagcagcagcgaggGGGCGGCCCCCAGGCACAGTCTCACGGGGAGGCCCGCTTGTCGGATCCCCACGGGCGGACCGCTCACTTGGACGTGGGGGAGGAGCGACGGGGAGGGGGCGGGCCAGAGCTGTGTCCCCCTGCCCCTCCTCGGCCTCGTAATGGCTACCAGCCCCACAGGCCCCCTGGGGGGGGTGGAGGCAAGAGAAGAAATAGTTGTAATGTGGGGGGAGGTGGCGGAGGCTTCAAACATCCGGCCTTCAAGAGGCGCAGGCGAGTTAATTCGGACTGTGACTCTGTGTTACCCTCCAACTTCCTACTGGGGGGCAATATCTTTGATCCACTGAACCTGAATAGTCTTCTGGATGAGGAAGTGAGCCGCGCACTCAATGCAGAGACCCCTAAGTCATCCCCACTTCCGGCCAAGGGGCGTGATCCAGTGGAGATCCTCATCCCCAAAGATATTACTGACCCCCTCAGTCTCAATATTTGCACTGATGAGGCCCAAGTAGTTCTTGCCTCACCACTCAAGACTGGTCGGAAGCGGCATAGACACCGGGGACAGCACCATCAGCAGCAGCAGGCATCTGGAGGAAATGATAGCCACTCCTCCGTGCTTCCCCCAGCCCCCCTCACTCCTTCACTTCATGGGGAGGGCGCcacgcagcagcagcagcagcagcaacggCATAGAGGCCAGAGCCGGGATGCCCCGCAGCCCTATGAACTCAACACAGCCATCAACTGCAGGGATGAGGTGGTGTCTCCCCTTccaactgccctacagggttccaCAGGCTCCCTTTCAGTCCCTCCAGCTGCCTCAGTTACCCCTGCACCCCCGTCTTCCTCCTCTCGACATCGCAAACGTCGCAGGACTTCCAGCAAGTCGGAGGCAGGGGCCAGGGGTGGAGGCCAGGGTCCCAAAGAAAAGGGCCGAGGGAGTGGGGGAGGCcgctaccaccaccaccctctCCCTGCAGCAGGCTTCAAAAAGCAACAGCGCAAGTTCCAGTATGGGAATTATTGCAAATACTATGGGTACCGCAATCCTTCCTGTGAGGATGGTCGCCTTCGGGTGTTGAAGCCTGAGTGGTTTCGGGGCCGGGACGTCCTAGATCTGGGCTGCAATGTGGGCCATCTGACCCTGAGCATTGCCTGCAAGTGGGGCCCATCACGCATGGTGGGCCTGGATATCGATGCTCGGCTGATCCACTCTGCCCGCCAGAACATCCGACACTACCTATCTGAGGAGCTGCGTCTCCCACCCCAGACTCCCGAGGGGGACCCAGGGGCAGAGGGTGGGGAAGGGACCACCACCATCCGGAAGAGAAGCTGCTTCCCAGCCTCGCTGACAGCCAGCCGAGGTCCCATTGCTGCACCCCAAGTGCCCCTGGATGGAGCGGACACATCAGTCTTCCCCAACAATGTTGTCTTCGTCACG GGTAACTATGTGCTGGATCGAGATGAGCTGGTAGAGGCCCAAACGCCCGAGTATGATGTGGTGCTCTGCCTCAGCCTCACCAAGTGGGTACATCTGAACTGGGGAGACGAGGGGCTGAAGCGCATGTTTCGCCGAATCTACCGGCACCTACGTCCTGGGGGCATCCTTGTCCTTGAGCCCCAACCCTGGTCATCCTACGGCAAGAGAAAGACACTCACG GAAACAATCTACAAGAACTACTATCGAATTCAGCTGAAGCCAGAACAGTTCAGTTCCTACCTGACATCCCCGGAAGTAGGCTTCTCCAGCTATGAGCTGGTGGCCACACCCCACAACACCTCCAAAG GTTTCCAGCGTCCTGTGTACCTGTTCCACAAGGCCCGTTCCCCCAGCCACTAA
- the PPP1R35 gene encoding protein phosphatase 1 regulatory subunit 35 codes for MMGRGESELESAEEAVAAPGPPPEPRALEPRAPVPEPGLDLSLSPLPASPEPPCCSPGRRKGRANRRGGARKGRQVRFRLAPTSTSPSRPEPLPAAAVPSEKPSAPQELEAPALQSTLALGLELQAARAAAEGHFDAAKAVEEQLRKSFQTRCGLEESLAEGLNVPRSRRLFRDLVSLQVPEEQVLSAALREKLAVLPPQPRAPPPKEPPGAGPDMTILCDPETLFYESPHLTLEGLPPLRLQLRPRPSEDTFLMHRTLRRWEV; via the exons ATGATGGGCCGTGGGGAGTCAGAGCTGGAGTCGGCGGAAGAGGCCGTGGCGGCCCCGGGGCCGCCCCCCGAGCCTCGAGCCTTGGAGCCCCGAGCCCCAGTGCCCGAGCCCGGCCTGGACCTGAGCCTGAGCCCGCTCCCCGCGAGCCCCGAGCCTCCCTGCTGCAGCCCGGGGCGGCGGAAGGGGCGGGCGAACCGGCGGGGCGGGGCCCGGAAAGGGAGGCAG GTCCGATTCCGCCTGGCGCCGACATCGACCTCGCCCAGCCGGCCCGAGCCGCTGCCGGCGGCTGCCGTACCGAGTGAGAAGCCCTCGGCGCCGCAGGAGCTGGAGGCGCCCGCGCTTCAGAGTACGCTGGCCTTGGGCCTCGAGCTGCAGGCCGCGCGGGCCGCTGCGGAGGGCCACTTCGACGCCGCGAAGGCCGTGGAGGAACAGCTGAGAAAGTCGTTCCAGACCCGCTGCGGCCTGGAGGAGAGCCTAGCCGAGG GGCTGAACGTGCCGCGTTCCAGGCGGCTCTTCCGGGACCTGGTGAGCCTGCAGGTGCCCGAGGAACAGGTTCTGAGCGCGGCGCTGAGGGAGAAACTGGCGGTCCTGCCACCGCAGCCCCGAGCCCCGCCCCCAAAG gagccacctggggcagggccAGACATGACCATCCTCTGCGACCCTGAAACATTATTTTACGAATCTCCACACCTGACCCTGGAAGGCTTGCCTCCTCTCCGGCTTCAGCTCCGGCCCCGGCCTTCAGAGGATACTTTCCTCATGCATCGGACACTGAGGCGATGGGAAGTTTAG